Proteins co-encoded in one Bacillus sp. FSL H8-0547 genomic window:
- the queC gene encoding 7-cyano-7-deazaguanine synthase QueC: MKNEKALVVFSGGQDSTTCLFWAKKQFKEVEAVTFNYNQRHKLEIDVAEQIAKELDVRHHLLDMSLLNQLAPNALTRDDIAIEHKEGELPSTFVPGRNLLFLTFASVLAKQIGAKHIVTGVCETDFSGYPDCRDVFVKSCNVTINLAMDDQFVIHTPLMWIDKAETWKLADELSALEYVRDKTLTCYNGIIADGCGECPACRLRKKGLDEYISAKGGEAS, translated from the coding sequence ATGAAAAATGAAAAAGCGCTTGTTGTCTTCAGCGGAGGACAGGACAGCACGACTTGCCTGTTCTGGGCGAAGAAGCAGTTTAAAGAAGTCGAGGCCGTAACCTTCAATTACAACCAGCGTCATAAACTGGAAATTGATGTGGCCGAACAAATCGCAAAAGAGCTTGATGTGCGCCATCATCTTCTTGATATGTCTCTGTTAAACCAGCTGGCTCCAAACGCCCTTACAAGAGATGATATTGCCATTGAACATAAGGAAGGAGAGCTCCCGTCTACTTTTGTGCCGGGAAGAAACCTTCTCTTTTTAACATTCGCTTCAGTGCTTGCCAAACAAATTGGCGCAAAGCATATTGTGACAGGGGTATGTGAAACGGATTTCAGCGGATATCCCGATTGCCGTGATGTATTTGTAAAGTCATGCAATGTAACAATCAATCTTGCCATGGATGATCAGTTTGTCATTCATACTCCGCTTATGTGGATTGATAAGGCCGAAACATGGAAGCTTGCAGATGAGCTTTCAGCCCTTGAATATGTAAGGGATAAAACACTTACATGCTACAACGGTATTATCGCAGACGGGTGCGGAGAATGTCCAGCCTGCCGCCTCCGCAAAAAAGGGCTTGACGAGTATATCTCAGCTAAAGGGGGAGAGGCTTCATGA
- a CDS encoding DUF2254 domain-containing protein — protein MPLKPALVKIKSNFWITPAAYAVFFFILAILSMWADRFLASHGYFSYVPSVFLTDKELSHTILSATSTSLLTMTTITFSSVLVVLTTFLANFSPRTMHNFNTDSKIQRVLGVFVGGYIYSLVLLNQVRENETSNDFIVPSLAILVAFLCVGMFVFLIHHMTEWIKVGNVISNITKETLASIDDKKRPEEKRTDDEPSFDHGLEIKSKHEGYIEDIAVDELVSFAAKHEAAVKFHRDQGAYADEDTPLLTLISDNKEIQREDVLKFITISADHESKNDIEFGIQKLAEIALRGIAPGKNDPETAIACIEHLTQILIKIGKHHSPSPYHRDSEGKIRVILPKPDFHDYLYTSFYQIRHYGKEDVSVMASILKALCLIAETNRKEMKEDIWSFSHYIYEGLDTIDWLSFDKKFLNRELAAIAVACGKDDSSLQL, from the coding sequence GTGCCGCTCAAACCTGCCCTTGTAAAAATAAAATCCAACTTCTGGATAACGCCTGCTGCCTATGCCGTATTTTTTTTCATCCTTGCCATCCTCAGCATGTGGGCTGACAGATTTCTCGCTTCACATGGATATTTCAGCTATGTTCCTTCTGTTTTTTTAACTGATAAAGAGCTTTCACACACGATTCTGAGCGCAACTTCCACCTCGCTGCTTACAATGACAACCATCACCTTTTCATCTGTCCTTGTCGTTCTGACCACCTTTTTGGCTAATTTTTCGCCAAGAACCATGCACAATTTCAATACCGATTCAAAAATCCAGCGGGTACTTGGCGTCTTCGTCGGAGGATATATCTATTCTCTCGTTCTTCTAAACCAGGTGAGAGAAAATGAGACAAGCAACGACTTCATTGTACCGAGCCTTGCAATCCTTGTAGCTTTCTTGTGCGTGGGCATGTTCGTTTTCCTGATTCACCATATGACTGAGTGGATTAAAGTTGGAAACGTGATTTCAAACATCACGAAAGAAACACTTGCCTCGATCGATGATAAAAAAAGACCTGAAGAAAAAAGAACAGATGATGAGCCTTCATTTGATCATGGATTGGAAATTAAAAGCAAGCATGAAGGGTATATTGAAGACATCGCGGTTGATGAACTTGTTTCATTTGCCGCAAAACACGAAGCAGCCGTAAAGTTCCACAGAGATCAGGGAGCGTATGCAGATGAAGATACCCCTCTCTTGACACTCATTTCTGATAATAAAGAAATCCAACGGGAAGATGTCTTGAAGTTCATCACAATTAGTGCCGATCATGAATCAAAAAACGACATTGAATTCGGTATTCAGAAGCTTGCTGAAATTGCTTTGCGGGGCATCGCACCAGGAAAAAACGACCCGGAAACAGCCATTGCATGCATTGAGCACCTTACTCAGATCCTCATCAAAATCGGGAAACATCATTCCCCTTCCCCCTACCACAGGGACAGCGAAGGGAAGATAAGAGTGATTCTGCCAAAACCGGATTTTCATGACTATCTGTATACAAGCTTTTATCAGATCCGTCACTATGGCAAAGAAGATGTTTCCGTCATGGCCTCCATTTTAAAAGCTCTTTGCCTGATTGCCGAAACAAACCGGAAGGAAATGAAAGAAGATATTTGGTCTTTTTCTCACTACATTTATGAAGGACTGGATACGATAGATTGGCTTAGCTTTGATAAGAAGTTTCTGAACCGTGAGCTTGCAGCTATTGCGGTGGCATGCGGCAAAGATGATTCATCGCTTCAGCTGTAA
- the queE gene encoding 7-carboxy-7-deazaguanine synthase QueE, whose protein sequence is MKKFPVLEIFGPTIQGEGMVIGQKTMFVRTAGCDYSCSWCDSAFTWDGSAKDDIRQLTAEEIWNELYELGGDLFSHVTISGGNPALLVHLSELVDLLHEKEIKVAIETQGSRLQPWFSEIDDLTISPKPPSSGMSTDFDKLKEIIDYLVKENRLNHASLKVVVFDEADLEFAKKVHIMYPELPFYIQVGNDLVQENNDDKLIGHLLSRYEWLIERSAQEKELNSARILPQLHTLVWGNKRGV, encoded by the coding sequence ATGAAGAAGTTTCCGGTTTTGGAGATCTTCGGTCCGACCATTCAGGGAGAAGGCATGGTCATCGGCCAGAAGACGATGTTTGTCAGAACGGCGGGATGCGATTATTCCTGCAGCTGGTGTGATTCTGCTTTCACATGGGACGGTTCAGCTAAGGATGACATCAGGCAGCTCACAGCAGAAGAGATCTGGAACGAGCTGTATGAACTGGGAGGAGACCTCTTTTCCCATGTTACGATTTCCGGCGGTAACCCGGCTTTGCTCGTTCACTTATCAGAGCTGGTTGACCTGCTGCATGAGAAGGAGATAAAGGTTGCCATCGAAACGCAGGGCAGCCGGCTTCAGCCATGGTTTTCAGAAATTGATGATTTGACCATTTCACCTAAACCTCCAAGCTCGGGAATGAGCACGGATTTCGATAAGCTGAAGGAAATCATCGATTATCTGGTAAAGGAAAACAGACTTAATCATGCGAGTCTTAAAGTGGTCGTCTTTGATGAAGCAGACCTTGAATTCGCTAAAAAAGTGCACATAATGTATCCAGAGCTTCCATTCTATATTCAAGTAGGCAACGATCTTGTTCAGGAAAACAACGACGACAAGCTGATTGGGCATCTGCTGTCCAGATATGAATGGCTGATTGAACGGTCAGCGCAAGAAAAAGAGCTTAACAGCGCCCGTATTCTGCCCCAGCTCCACACGCTCGTATGGGGAAATAAAAGGGGAGTTTAA
- the queF gene encoding preQ(1) synthase — protein MAGRLDSELTDVTLLGNQGTNYLFEYSPEILESFDNKHVNRDYFVKFNCPEFTSLCPKTGQPDFATIYISYIPDQKMVESKSLKLYLFSFRNHGDFHEDCMNIIMNDLIELMDPRYIEVWGKFTPRGGISIDPYTNYGKPGTKYEKMAEHRMMNHDMYPEKIDNR, from the coding sequence ATGGCTGGAAGATTAGATTCAGAACTGACAGATGTAACTTTGCTCGGAAATCAGGGGACAAACTATTTGTTTGAGTACAGCCCTGAGATCCTTGAGTCATTTGATAATAAGCATGTGAACCGTGATTACTTCGTTAAATTCAACTGCCCGGAATTTACAAGCCTCTGCCCGAAAACAGGTCAGCCTGATTTCGCAACGATTTACATCAGTTATATTCCTGATCAGAAAATGGTAGAGAGCAAATCATTAAAGCTTTATTTGTTCAGCTTCAGAAACCACGGCGATTTCCATGAAGACTGTATGAATATCATCATGAATGATCTGATTGAACTTATGGACCCCCGCTATATTGAAGTCTGGGGCAAGTTTACACCGCGCGGCGGCATTTCCATCGACCCATACACAAACTATGGGAAACCAGGGACAAAGTATGAGAAAATGGCGGAGCACCGCATGATGAACCACGATATGTATCCGGAGAAAATTGATAACCGATAA
- a CDS encoding SOS response-associated peptidase, with the protein MCGRYTLFAEYAELVERFQIGAAIEEDQYALSYNIAPSQHVAAVINDGKQNRMGYLRWGLIPPWAKDEKIGYKTINARAETLSEKPSFRNAFMKKRCLIPADSFYEWKRTEGNKLPMRIKLKSGAPFGMAGLWESWKSPEGKVIHSCSVITTEPNRLMSTIHDRMPVILKEEDESIWLNPLHSDPAYLSQFLKPFDENQMEAFEVSSEVNSVKNNGPHLIREIC; encoded by the coding sequence ATGTGCGGAAGATACACGCTTTTTGCTGAATATGCAGAACTTGTAGAACGGTTTCAGATTGGAGCAGCCATAGAGGAAGATCAATATGCCTTAAGCTACAACATTGCCCCCTCGCAGCATGTGGCAGCCGTTATTAACGACGGTAAGCAAAACAGAATGGGCTACCTGCGGTGGGGCCTTATCCCGCCTTGGGCAAAAGATGAAAAAATCGGCTATAAAACCATCAACGCACGTGCCGAAACACTATCAGAGAAACCAAGCTTCAGAAATGCCTTTATGAAAAAAAGATGCCTCATCCCTGCAGATTCATTTTATGAATGGAAGCGTACAGAAGGAAACAAACTCCCCATGAGGATAAAGCTGAAGTCAGGCGCACCATTCGGGATGGCAGGGCTGTGGGAATCCTGGAAGTCACCGGAGGGCAAAGTCATCCACTCTTGCTCTGTGATCACAACAGAGCCAAACAGGCTCATGAGCACAATCCACGACAGAATGCCCGTGATCCTTAAAGAAGAGGACGAATCTATCTGGCTTAACCCGCTGCATTCTGATCCCGCCTATTTAAGCCAGTTTTTGAAGCCCTTTGATGAAAACCAGATGGAGGCTTTTGAAGTCTCTTCTGAAGTGAATTCCGTTAAAAATAATGGTCCGCATCTGATTCGGGAGATTTGCTGA
- a CDS encoding DUF6254 family protein, whose amino-acid sequence MTQSKGQKQRQWDIRKESQNEHGKVKSFKELEQEGTQKKQ is encoded by the coding sequence ATGACTCAGTCAAAAGGACAAAAACAGCGTCAATGGGACATCCGGAAGGAATCTCAAAATGAACACGGAAAAGTAAAATCTTTTAAAGAACTTGAACAAGAAGGTACTCAAAAAAAGCAGTAA
- a CDS encoding M3 family oligoendopeptidase → MKFQDYTYSRPVKEKTEASFREALELFKQAETLEKQEKALEKIGEIRGHVSTAFNLCSIRHTIDTNDEFYKEEQDYLDELDPHIKALETEFYKALTGSKFRNSLEEKYGRQLFLLADAQLKTFSPEVLADLQQENKLVTEYTKLVASAKIDFDGKEYTLAQIEPLLEAKERETRKRASDAYFGFFAENGEKFDDIFDKLVKVRTSIAKKLGFSNFTELGYQRMQRVDYNAEMVKNFRDQIKEYIVPIATDLRKRQQKRLGLDKLEFADEKLAFTTGNAAPKGDAEWIISNGKKMYEKLSPETNEFFDFMIEKNLMDLLAQKGKAGGGYCTYIEDYKSPYIFANFNGTSGDIDVLTHEAGHAFQVYMSRHFNLPEYHFPTYEACEIHSMSMEFFTWPWMESFFKEDAEKYKFSHLSAALQFLPYGVAVDEFQHFIYENPEASPQERKLAWREMERKYLPHRDYGDNEFLEGGGFWQRQGHIYNSPFYYIDYTLAQICALQFWKKMHEDKDAAWADYLHLCKQGGSKSFLELVETAHLISPFEDGCVQSVTGEIREWLEKVDDTKL, encoded by the coding sequence ATGAAATTTCAGGATTATACATACAGCCGTCCTGTGAAAGAAAAAACAGAAGCTTCCTTCCGCGAAGCACTGGAGCTGTTCAAACAGGCGGAAACACTGGAGAAGCAGGAGAAAGCACTTGAGAAAATAGGAGAAATCAGGGGACATGTTTCAACGGCATTCAACCTCTGTTCCATCCGTCATACGATTGATACGAATGATGAGTTCTACAAGGAAGAACAGGACTATCTGGATGAGCTGGATCCTCATATTAAAGCTTTGGAAACAGAGTTTTACAAAGCTCTTACAGGTTCTAAATTCAGAAACAGTCTTGAAGAAAAGTACGGCAGACAGCTATTCCTTCTTGCTGATGCCCAGCTGAAAACATTCTCCCCTGAAGTGCTTGCAGATCTTCAGCAGGAAAATAAACTGGTGACGGAATATACAAAACTTGTTGCCTCTGCAAAAATTGATTTTGACGGCAAAGAGTATACACTTGCACAAATTGAACCGCTTCTCGAAGCAAAGGAGAGGGAGACGAGAAAGCGCGCTTCTGATGCCTATTTCGGATTTTTCGCGGAGAACGGCGAAAAGTTCGATGACATTTTCGATAAATTGGTTAAAGTCCGTACGTCGATTGCCAAAAAACTTGGCTTTTCCAATTTTACAGAGCTAGGGTATCAGCGCATGCAGCGTGTAGATTATAATGCTGAAATGGTGAAAAACTTCCGTGATCAGATCAAGGAATATATTGTTCCGATTGCAACAGATCTCCGCAAAAGGCAGCAAAAACGGCTTGGTTTGGACAAGCTTGAGTTTGCAGATGAAAAACTTGCCTTCACAACGGGAAATGCAGCGCCAAAAGGCGATGCAGAATGGATCATTTCTAATGGAAAGAAAATGTATGAGAAATTATCACCTGAAACAAATGAGTTTTTTGATTTTATGATTGAGAAAAACCTGATGGATCTGCTTGCCCAAAAAGGCAAAGCCGGAGGCGGATATTGCACGTATATTGAAGATTACAAATCCCCGTATATTTTCGCGAATTTTAACGGGACAAGCGGGGATATAGATGTGCTTACGCATGAAGCGGGCCATGCATTCCAGGTTTATATGAGCCGTCATTTCAATTTGCCGGAATACCATTTCCCAACCTATGAAGCATGCGAAATTCATTCCATGAGCATGGAGTTCTTCACGTGGCCATGGATGGAATCCTTCTTTAAGGAAGATGCGGAGAAGTATAAGTTCAGCCACTTGAGTGCAGCTCTTCAGTTCCTTCCATACGGAGTAGCTGTAGATGAGTTCCAGCACTTTATCTATGAAAATCCGGAAGCTTCTCCGCAGGAACGCAAACTTGCCTGGAGAGAAATGGAGCGGAAGTATTTGCCTCACCGTGATTACGGGGATAACGAATTTTTAGAAGGCGGAGGCTTCTGGCAGCGTCAGGGCCATATTTACAACTCGCCATTTTACTACATTGATTATACGCTGGCTCAAATCTGCGCTCTTCAATTCTGGAAGAAAATGCACGAAGACAAAGACGCGGCATGGGCAGATTACCTTCATCTCTGCAAGCAGGGCGGAAGCAAATCTTTCCTTGAGCTCGTGGAGACAGCGCATTTGATTTCTCCGTTTGAAGATGGCTGCGTTCAGTCTGTTACAGGAGAGATCAGAGAGTGGCTTGAAAAGGTAGATGATACAAAGCTGTAA
- a CDS encoding AAA family ATPase, with translation MLCQNCQAKKASVHLTMQVNHERHQVMICSDCYAKYRSSVPSGGFGHVPPSQPFGPHAEQTAQKQGGNGLLDQLARNLTHAAKAGVIDPVIGRDAEVERLIEILNRRNKNNPVLIGEPGVGKTAVVEGFALKIAEGDVPAKLKNKEVYLLDVASLVANTGVRGQFEERMKQLISELQQKKNIILFIDEIHQLVGAGSAEGSMDAGNILKPALARGELQVVGATTLKEYRQIEKDAALERRFQPVMVTEPSLEKAIEILKGIQDKYEKYHEVSYSEDAIKATVMLSHRYIQDRYLPDKAIDLLDEAGSKKNLQSGGGEDISGKLAEIARKKAQATKEENYELAAKLRDEEIKLESMQSTSHATVEAEDIAAIIEKKTGIPVGKLQEDEQAQMKNLESKLSGKVIGQEEAVKKVAKAIRRSRAGLKSKQRPIGSFLFVGPTGVGKTELTKTLASELFGTRDSLIRLDMSEYMEKHSVSKIIGSPPGYVGHEEAGQLSEKVRRNPYSIILLDEIEKAHPDVQHMFLQVMEDGRLTDSQGRTVSFKDTVIIMTSNAGAGHKKVTVGFGNSEALNESSLLESLGSFFKPEFLNRFDSIIEFKSLEKTDLLQIVDIMLGELQETLTEQHIKLNITDEAKEKIAELGYHPAFGARPLRRVIQEHVEDAIADVLLDGSQISELTVSLVDDTLTVKQG, from the coding sequence ATGCTATGTCAAAACTGCCAAGCTAAGAAAGCATCTGTTCATTTAACTATGCAAGTCAACCATGAGCGCCATCAAGTCATGATCTGCTCTGACTGTTATGCCAAGTACAGAAGTTCAGTTCCAAGCGGAGGGTTCGGTCATGTCCCGCCATCACAGCCATTTGGTCCTCATGCTGAACAAACGGCACAAAAACAAGGCGGAAACGGACTCCTTGATCAGCTGGCACGCAACCTGACACATGCTGCAAAAGCCGGCGTCATTGATCCTGTCATCGGCAGAGATGCGGAAGTTGAACGATTAATAGAGATACTGAACAGAAGAAACAAAAACAACCCTGTTCTTATCGGAGAGCCTGGTGTCGGGAAAACGGCTGTAGTAGAGGGCTTTGCTCTTAAAATTGCAGAGGGGGATGTTCCGGCTAAACTGAAGAATAAGGAAGTTTATCTGCTGGATGTTGCGTCACTTGTTGCAAATACCGGGGTCAGAGGACAATTTGAAGAGAGAATGAAGCAGCTGATCTCAGAACTTCAGCAAAAGAAAAACATCATTCTGTTTATAGATGAAATTCATCAGCTTGTAGGCGCAGGCTCAGCAGAAGGCTCCATGGACGCAGGCAACATTTTAAAACCGGCGCTTGCACGCGGAGAGCTCCAGGTTGTCGGAGCCACTACTCTGAAAGAATACCGTCAGATTGAAAAAGATGCAGCACTTGAACGCCGCTTCCAGCCTGTCATGGTCACTGAGCCTTCTCTGGAAAAAGCGATTGAAATCCTGAAAGGCATTCAGGACAAATACGAAAAATATCATGAAGTGTCTTATTCGGAAGATGCGATTAAAGCAACTGTTATGCTTTCACACCGCTACATCCAGGACCGTTATCTGCCAGATAAAGCCATTGATCTTCTTGATGAAGCGGGATCTAAAAAGAACCTGCAGTCAGGCGGCGGTGAAGATATCAGCGGGAAACTGGCTGAGATTGCACGAAAGAAAGCACAGGCTACAAAAGAAGAAAACTATGAGCTTGCTGCTAAGCTGCGTGACGAGGAAATAAAGCTTGAAAGCATGCAGTCAACATCCCATGCAACAGTGGAAGCAGAAGATATTGCAGCCATTATCGAAAAGAAAACAGGCATTCCGGTAGGCAAGTTACAGGAAGATGAGCAGGCTCAAATGAAAAATCTTGAAAGCAAACTTTCCGGTAAAGTCATCGGTCAGGAAGAAGCCGTTAAGAAAGTGGCAAAGGCCATCCGAAGAAGCCGTGCAGGGCTAAAATCAAAACAGCGTCCAATCGGTTCATTCCTGTTCGTCGGCCCTACAGGAGTCGGAAAAACGGAATTGACCAAAACCCTTGCATCCGAGCTGTTCGGTACGCGTGATTCACTGATCCGCCTGGACATGAGTGAATATATGGAAAAACACTCTGTCTCAAAGATTATCGGATCACCTCCGGGATATGTCGGTCACGAGGAAGCAGGTCAGCTATCCGAAAAAGTCCGCCGGAACCCGTACAGCATCATCCTGCTGGATGAAATTGAAAAAGCTCATCCAGATGTGCAGCATATGTTCCTTCAAGTCATGGAGGATGGCCGCCTGACAGACAGCCAGGGCAGAACGGTAAGTTTCAAAGACACCGTCATTATCATGACAAGCAATGCCGGTGCCGGACACAAGAAAGTCACAGTCGGCTTCGGAAACAGCGAAGCACTGAACGAAAGCTCATTGCTTGAGTCACTTGGTTCATTCTTTAAGCCTGAATTTCTGAACCGTTTTGACAGCATCATCGAATTTAAGTCTCTCGAAAAAACGGATCTGCTGCAAATCGTAGACATTATGCTTGGTGAGCTTCAGGAAACGCTCACTGAACAGCACATTAAGCTGAACATCACAGATGAAGCAAAAGAAAAAATAGCAGAGCTCGGCTATCATCCTGCCTTTGGAGCACGTCCGCTCCGCAGAGTGATACAAGAGCATGTTGAAGATGCCATTGCCGATGTTCTTCTGGATGGCAGCCAAATCTCCGAACTTACTGTATCGCTTGTTGATGACACACTGACAGTAAAGCAAGGTTAA
- the motA gene encoding flagellar motor stator protein MotA, protein MDKTSLIGLLLGIIAVGVGMFMKGVSPAVLLNPAALLIIIAGTIATVVTAFPTSEIKRVPKLFGVIFKEQQSLSIQELIPMFSEWAQVARREGLLALEAKIADVEDPFLKNGLSMAVDGQNAEFIRDVMTEEIDAMEERHLAGASIFSQAGTYAPTLGVLGAVVGLIAALSHMDNTDELGKAIGAAFVATLMGIFTGYVLWHPFANKLKRKSKQEAKVKQVMIEGVLSVLEGQAPKAIEQKLATYLPAHERDGLLAEGEKLDG, encoded by the coding sequence ATGGATAAAACGTCCCTCATTGGATTATTGTTAGGCATTATCGCAGTCGGCGTCGGCATGTTCATGAAAGGGGTCAGTCCTGCTGTACTCCTCAATCCGGCAGCTCTGCTCATCATCATTGCAGGTACAATTGCAACGGTTGTCACTGCTTTTCCGACAAGCGAGATTAAAAGAGTGCCAAAACTCTTTGGTGTTATTTTCAAAGAACAGCAATCGCTCAGCATTCAGGAACTGATCCCTATGTTTTCTGAATGGGCTCAAGTAGCACGTCGCGAAGGATTGCTTGCCCTTGAAGCAAAAATTGCAGATGTGGAAGATCCATTTTTGAAAAATGGACTGAGCATGGCTGTAGACGGTCAGAACGCGGAATTTATCCGTGATGTGATGACGGAAGAAATTGATGCAATGGAAGAAAGGCATCTCGCCGGCGCGTCGATTTTTTCCCAGGCAGGCACGTACGCCCCTACTCTCGGGGTACTTGGTGCAGTTGTCGGCCTCATTGCCGCACTGTCCCATATGGATAATACAGATGAACTTGGAAAAGCAATCGGAGCAGCGTTTGTTGCCACCCTAATGGGGATTTTTACAGGCTATGTCCTCTGGCATCCATTCGCAAATAAACTTAAGAGAAAATCAAAGCAGGAAGCAAAAGTCAAGCAAGTCATGATTGAAGGGGTGCTGTCAGTGCTTGAAGGACAGGCTCCAAAAGCGATTGAGCAAAAACTCGCAACCTACCTTCCAGCTCACGAAAGGGACGGGCTGCTCGCTGAGGGAGAGAAGCTCGATGGCTAG
- a CDS encoding cold-shock protein produces the protein MEQGTVKWFNAEKGFGFIEREGGEDVFVHFSAIQGEGFKTLDEGQAVTFDVEQGQRGPQATNVQKA, from the coding sequence ATGGAACAAGGTACAGTAAAATGGTTTAACGCAGAAAAAGGTTTCGGATTCATCGAGCGCGAAGGCGGAGAAGACGTATTCGTTCATTTCTCAGCTATTCAAGGCGAAGGTTTCAAAACTCTAGACGAAGGCCAAGCAGTTACTTTTGACGTAGAGCAAGGTCAACGCGGACCTCAAGCAACTAACGTTCAAAAAGCTTAA
- the queD gene encoding 6-carboxytetrahydropterin synthase QueD, which yields MIQQMYPQTLHPYTFELNKDMQLSAAHYVPKEEAGKCRRLHGHTYFINVTVAGDELDDSGFLINFAHIKQLVHDRFDHTILNEHDVFNDEDPNKFPTTEVVARTICEMIQQHLDSLSHKPKCVGVFVRETPTSYVMYRPKLVKKG from the coding sequence ATGATCCAGCAAATGTATCCCCAGACACTTCATCCCTATACGTTCGAACTGAACAAAGATATGCAGCTGTCAGCAGCACACTATGTGCCTAAAGAAGAAGCGGGCAAATGCCGCCGCCTTCATGGCCACACGTACTTCATCAATGTGACGGTTGCAGGAGATGAGCTTGATGACTCGGGATTTTTGATAAATTTTGCCCATATCAAACAGCTTGTGCATGACCGGTTTGATCATACGATTTTAAATGAACATGACGTTTTTAATGATGAAGATCCAAATAAATTCCCTACGACAGAAGTGGTAGCGCGAACAATCTGCGAAATGATTCAGCAGCATTTGGACAGTCTTTCCCACAAACCGAAATGTGTCGGTGTATTTGTCCGCGAAACCCCGACAAGCTATGTCATGTATCGGCCAAAGCTGGTGAAAAAAGGATGA
- a CDS encoding hemolysin family protein, which yields MDIVNLFIIAVLIAATAFFVASEFAIVKIRSSRLNQLIDEGSKQALSAKRVTDNLDEYLSACQLGITITALGLGWLGEPAVGKLLQPVFEKLNLPSAAAHFFAIAFAFAIITFLHVVVGELAPKTVAIQKAERVTLAFSKPLIAFYRLMFPAIWLLNGSARMLTQAFGLKRVSEHELAHSEEELRILLSESYESGEINQSEYKYVNKIFKFDDRIAKEIMVPRTQIISLDSDEPLQAHLKIIKSEKYTRYPVVDGDKDHIIGMVNIKEIFTDLFQSKKLEQFSLRTYIRPVIQVTQSVPVQELLLKMQREHIHMAILIDEYGGTAGLVTVEDILEEIVGEIRDEFDADEVPLVQKINEDHYIIDGKVLISELNDLFGLELDDSDVDTIGGWMLTEKYDIQKGELVELGSYSFRVKDMENHHIRYLEMIRKKKEASVPVIQDGIAATQ from the coding sequence TTGGACATAGTCAATTTGTTCATAATTGCGGTTTTAATTGCTGCGACTGCCTTTTTTGTAGCGTCTGAGTTTGCAATTGTCAAAATCCGGAGTTCCCGCCTGAATCAGCTTATTGATGAAGGCAGCAAACAGGCGCTCTCAGCAAAGCGGGTGACGGATAATCTGGATGAGTATTTATCAGCCTGTCAGCTGGGAATCACGATTACCGCACTTGGACTTGGGTGGCTCGGAGAACCTGCTGTAGGGAAGCTTCTTCAGCCGGTTTTTGAAAAGCTGAATCTCCCTAGTGCAGCTGCACACTTTTTTGCGATTGCTTTTGCTTTTGCCATTATTACCTTCCTGCACGTAGTTGTCGGAGAACTTGCTCCGAAAACAGTTGCGATCCAAAAAGCAGAGAGGGTCACCCTGGCTTTTTCAAAACCGCTGATTGCATTTTACAGGCTGATGTTTCCGGCGATCTGGCTTCTGAACGGCTCTGCACGCATGCTCACTCAAGCCTTTGGATTAAAGCGGGTATCAGAACATGAACTCGCTCACAGCGAAGAAGAGCTGAGGATCCTGCTGTCGGAAAGCTATGAAAGCGGGGAGATCAATCAGTCGGAATATAAATATGTAAATAAGATTTTTAAGTTTGATGACCGCATTGCTAAAGAAATTATGGTGCCCCGCACACAGATTATTTCACTCGACAGCGATGAACCGCTTCAGGCCCACCTGAAAATAATTAAAAGCGAAAAATATACAAGATACCCTGTTGTTGATGGAGATAAAGACCATATTATCGGGATGGTCAATATTAAAGAAATTTTCACCGATTTGTTTCAGTCAAAAAAACTCGAACAGTTCTCCCTAAGAACTTATATACGGCCGGTCATTCAGGTAACTCAGTCTGTACCTGTGCAGGAGCTGCTTTTAAAAATGCAGAGAGAGCATATTCATATGGCGATTCTTATCGATGAGTATGGAGGGACTGCAGGGCTTGTCACAGTGGAGGACATTCTTGAGGAGATCGTTGGAGAAATCCGCGATGAGTTCGATGCGGATGAAGTGCCGCTCGTTCAAAAGATCAATGAAGATCATTACATCATTGACGGTAAAGTCCTGATCAGTGAATTAAACGATCTTTTCGGCCTTGAGCTTGATGATTCTGATGTCGATACTATTGGCGGATGGATGCTGACTGAGAAATACGATATCCAAAAAGGCGAGCTTGTTGAACTCGGCTCTTACTCATTTAGGGTGAAAGATATGGAAAATCACCATATCCGCTATCTGGAAATGATCCGAAAAAAAAAGGAAGCTAGCGTGCCTGTCATACAGGACGGGATCGCTGCCACCCAGTAA